The Pseudomonadota bacterium genome includes a region encoding these proteins:
- the cysG gene encoding siroheme synthase CysG: MEYLPVFLKLRDARALIVGAGEVAVAKARLVAEAGARIRVVAPEVSEAMSEALSLHRWEHVGERFADAHVEGAKLVIAATDDKQVNESVHAACEARGIPVNVADQPKLCSFILPAIVDRTPITIAISTGGTSPVLARWVRALLESALPSGLANLGALMARFRGTMKARFPDVDIRRRFVERILQGPVKELALSGQLERAEQALEAAMAAPDARDSAAMGEVYLIGAGPGDPDLLTFRAQRLLQQAEIVLYDRLVPEAVLRLCRREARLIYVGKRKGDHTIGQRELTSLLVRYARDGFRVARLKGGDPFIFGRGGEEIEGLVDERVPFVVVPGITAASGCGAYAGIPLTHRDHAQGVSFWTAHHRAEGGVALDWSRLAASHDETLVFYMGLGGLASLCDGLVEHGRPPQTPAALVEQGTTAAQRVHLGTLQDLAPKVEQAEARSPALLIVGSVVTLHQRLNWFEPAGVQTSPFPQHRTPAPRAAAPEPSAASESARSAAPSD, translated from the coding sequence GCGCGGCTAGTGGCCGAGGCAGGGGCACGCATTCGCGTGGTGGCGCCGGAGGTGTCTGAGGCGATGAGTGAGGCCCTCTCCCTGCACCGTTGGGAGCACGTTGGTGAGCGGTTTGCCGATGCTCACGTGGAAGGGGCGAAGCTGGTCATCGCCGCTACCGATGACAAGCAGGTCAATGAATCGGTCCATGCGGCCTGTGAGGCGCGGGGCATCCCCGTGAACGTCGCCGACCAGCCCAAGCTGTGCAGCTTCATTTTGCCGGCGATCGTCGACCGCACACCGATCACCATCGCCATCTCCACCGGGGGAACCTCGCCGGTGCTCGCGCGTTGGGTGCGTGCGCTGCTCGAGTCGGCATTGCCCTCCGGTTTGGCGAACCTCGGGGCGTTGATGGCTCGCTTTCGTGGCACGATGAAAGCGCGCTTTCCCGATGTGGACATACGCCGACGGTTCGTCGAGCGCATCTTGCAGGGCCCCGTGAAGGAGCTGGCACTATCAGGGCAGCTCGAGCGCGCCGAGCAAGCCTTGGAGGCAGCCATGGCTGCACCGGACGCTCGGGACAGCGCCGCCATGGGCGAGGTGTACCTCATCGGCGCCGGGCCCGGCGACCCTGATCTGCTGACCTTCCGGGCACAGCGTTTGCTGCAGCAAGCGGAGATAGTGCTCTACGATCGCCTAGTGCCTGAGGCGGTCTTGCGCCTGTGCCGCCGCGAGGCGCGCTTGATCTACGTGGGCAAGCGCAAGGGCGATCACACTATCGGTCAGCGCGAGCTAACATCGCTGCTCGTTCGCTATGCGCGTGACGGGTTTCGCGTGGCGCGCTTGAAGGGGGGGGACCCGTTCATCTTCGGCCGCGGCGGCGAGGAGATTGAAGGGCTGGTCGATGAGCGTGTCCCATTCGTCGTGGTGCCGGGTATTACGGCGGCAAGCGGCTGTGGCGCCTACGCCGGCATTCCCCTCACGCACCGTGATCATGCGCAAGGGGTCAGCTTCTGGACGGCGCACCATCGCGCGGAGGGAGGTGTTGCCCTCGACTGGTCTCGCCTGGCCGCCTCGCACGATGAGACCCTCGTCTTCTACATGGGCCTAGGCGGTCTCGCTTCCCTATGCGATGGGCTCGTTGAGCATGGTCGCCCACCGCAGACACCGGCTGCGCTGGTGGAGCAGGGCACAACCGCAGCGCAGCGCGTGCATCTGGGCACCTTGCAGGATCTTGCGCCTAAGGTGGAACAGGCCGAGGCGCGTTCCCCGGCACTTCTCATCGTCGGTTCGGTGGTGACTCTCCACCAGCGCTTGAATTGGTTCGAACCGGCCGGTGTGCAGACCTCGCCATTCCCCCAGCATCGGACGCCTGCGCCTAGGGCGGCGGCTCCGGAGCCGTCGGCGGCGTCTGAAAGCGCACGTTCCGCAGCACCTTCTGATTGA
- a CDS encoding carbon-nitrogen hydrolase family protein encodes MNDSALLDSIPVAMVQAPPVYLNLDASTERAIDYIERAAAQGAWLTAFPETWLPGYPVWLDYAPNASLWEHGPAKALFAHMVRECPTVPGPHIDQLHQAARLAGTHVVIGIQERDGATLYNTIVYLNADGVTRRIHRKLVPTYTERLVWGRGDGSTLGVMGTERGNVGALVCWEHWMPLARAAMHAQRERVHIAQWPGVKDLHQLASRHYAFEGQCHVLAVGTVLTRRQVLEGFDSCPQRDPQARTLLSDIPGDDDTLLLPGASAVIAPDSSYVLEPAVPTSELLLADLDLRQGVEGWMTLDTDGHYSRPDVFELTVNQKVLRNVRFQTPPTAPEPPP; translated from the coding sequence GTGAATGACTCTGCCCTGCTCGATTCAATACCCGTGGCGATGGTGCAGGCACCACCGGTCTACCTCAATCTTGACGCCAGCACCGAGCGCGCCATCGATTACATCGAGCGTGCCGCCGCACAGGGTGCTTGGCTGACGGCATTTCCCGAAACCTGGCTCCCCGGCTACCCCGTCTGGCTCGACTATGCACCGAATGCGAGCCTCTGGGAGCACGGTCCCGCCAAAGCGCTCTTCGCCCACATGGTACGCGAGTGCCCCACGGTACCCGGACCCCATATCGACCAACTGCATCAGGCTGCCCGCCTCGCCGGCACTCACGTGGTCATAGGCATCCAGGAGCGCGATGGCGCCACCCTCTACAACACCATCGTGTACCTAAATGCCGATGGCGTTACACGAAGGATCCACCGCAAGCTCGTCCCCACCTACACGGAGCGCCTGGTGTGGGGTCGAGGCGATGGCAGCACACTGGGAGTGATGGGCACGGAGCGCGGCAACGTCGGCGCCCTCGTCTGCTGGGAGCACTGGATGCCCTTGGCGCGGGCGGCGATGCACGCGCAGCGCGAACGGGTGCACATCGCCCAGTGGCCTGGGGTGAAGGACCTTCATCAGTTGGCGAGCCGACACTACGCCTTTGAAGGTCAGTGCCACGTACTCGCGGTGGGCACGGTCCTCACGCGGAGGCAGGTGCTAGAGGGCTTCGACAGCTGTCCGCAGCGCGACCCGCAGGCCCGCACCCTGCTGAGCGACATCCCCGGGGATGACGATACGCTACTGCTGCCTGGTGCCAGCGCGGTGATCGCACCGGACAGCAGCTACGTGCTCGAACCGGCCGTTCCAACATCGGAGCTTTTGCTGGCAGATCTCGATCTACGCCAGGGCGTTGAGGGCTGGATGACCTTAGACACGGATGGCCATTACTCGCGACCGGATGTCTTCGAGCTCACGGTCAATCAGAAGGTGCTGCGGAACGTGCGCTTTCAGACGCCGCCGACGGCTCCGGAGCCGCCGCCCTAG